A region of Kribbella sp. NBC_01245 DNA encodes the following proteins:
- a CDS encoding putative hydro-lyase yields the protein MTSVRLAYREGLVEPTSGRAPGYAQANLVVLPKDWAYDMLLFAQRNPKPVPLFDVTDAGSFSTTLAADADLRTDLPLYRVWENGELVSEVPDVRELWRDDLVSFLIGCSFSFESALIEAGVPVRNIEQGTNVSMYRTNLDCRPAGRLSGPMVVSMRPIPAALVPLAVQITARMPQVHGAPIHVGSPETLGITDLSTPDFGDPVTFAPGDIPVFWACGVTPQAALMASRPPFALTHAPGHMFITDTPESTYRLG from the coding sequence GTGACGTCCGTCAGATTGGCTTATCGCGAAGGGCTGGTGGAGCCGACCAGCGGTCGTGCGCCCGGTTACGCCCAGGCCAACCTGGTCGTACTGCCCAAGGACTGGGCGTACGACATGCTGCTCTTCGCCCAGCGCAACCCCAAGCCGGTGCCGCTGTTCGATGTGACCGACGCCGGCTCGTTCAGTACGACGCTCGCTGCCGACGCCGACCTGCGGACGGACCTGCCGCTCTACCGGGTGTGGGAGAACGGGGAGTTGGTGTCCGAGGTCCCGGATGTGCGGGAGCTGTGGCGGGACGATCTGGTCAGCTTCCTGATCGGGTGCAGCTTCAGCTTCGAATCGGCGTTGATCGAGGCCGGGGTGCCGGTGCGCAATATCGAGCAGGGGACCAACGTGTCGATGTATCGCACCAACCTCGACTGCCGTCCCGCCGGTCGGCTCTCTGGGCCGATGGTCGTGTCCATGCGTCCGATCCCGGCGGCGCTGGTTCCGCTGGCGGTCCAGATCACCGCCCGGATGCCCCAGGTCCACGGCGCCCCCATCCACGTCGGCTCTCCCGAAACCCTCGGCATCACCGACCTATCCACCCCCGACTTCGGCGACCCGGTCACCTTCGCCCCCGGCGACATCCCCGTCTTCTGGGCCTGCGGCGTAACCCCGCAGGCCGCGTTGATGGCCTCCCGCCCTCCATTCGCCCTGACCCACGCTCCCGGCCACATGTTCATCACCGATACCCCCGAATCCACCTACCGCCTCGGCTAG
- a CDS encoding S1 family peptidase, producing the protein MRRSIAAAALSLGLGLTALVPAQAATAAPLTDKADGVYQILASDWGISPSQAKARLDAEHKLAGALTKAQAVTDGAFFNEARQLVVNVHSETAAKVARANGLTPRTVARGEKALTKLQARVEKLTANSSQVQSIGADLPTDRLQVVLMPGKQTPATAKLVKQLKAIPGVDVSTNSVTLQSHADVIGGQIMDLVPGSWCSLGFPGMRNGNNVLLTAGHCVENNNDVLNAQGVHIGKGIGSRFRTGQPSVDMGLMDIDAEDVGRGYIDNRNGTTTRVTGSSKAPVNTTICKAGNTTGWTCGRITQYNLTVNYGSPSGAITRTSGLARSTVCTEGGDSGGAYISGTTAQGMTSGGPNDGHDCGFNQGHNATGSYSFYQPVVDAANYYGVSLTLG; encoded by the coding sequence ATGCGCAGATCCATCGCAGCCGCCGCCCTGTCCCTGGGACTGGGCTTGACCGCCCTCGTCCCCGCACAGGCAGCAACTGCCGCTCCGTTGACCGACAAGGCCGACGGTGTCTACCAGATCCTCGCCAGCGACTGGGGCATCTCCCCCAGCCAGGCGAAGGCCCGCCTTGACGCCGAGCACAAACTCGCCGGCGCACTGACCAAAGCCCAGGCCGTGACCGACGGCGCCTTCTTCAACGAGGCCCGCCAGCTGGTCGTGAACGTGCACTCGGAGACCGCCGCCAAGGTCGCCCGGGCGAACGGCCTGACCCCTCGCACCGTCGCCCGCGGCGAGAAGGCACTCACCAAGCTGCAGGCGCGAGTCGAGAAGCTCACCGCCAACTCCAGCCAGGTCCAATCGATCGGCGCCGACCTGCCGACCGACCGCCTGCAGGTCGTACTGATGCCCGGCAAGCAGACGCCCGCAACCGCCAAGCTGGTCAAGCAGCTCAAGGCGATCCCCGGCGTGGACGTCAGCACCAACTCCGTCACCTTGCAGTCGCACGCGGACGTGATCGGCGGCCAGATCATGGACCTGGTCCCAGGTTCGTGGTGCTCGCTCGGCTTCCCCGGCATGCGTAACGGCAACAACGTGCTGCTGACGGCCGGACACTGCGTGGAGAACAACAACGACGTGCTGAACGCCCAGGGCGTGCACATCGGCAAGGGCATCGGCAGCCGCTTCCGTACCGGCCAGCCGAGTGTCGACATGGGTCTGATGGACATCGACGCCGAGGATGTCGGCCGCGGTTACATCGACAACCGCAACGGCACCACGACCCGGGTCACCGGTTCGTCGAAGGCGCCAGTTAACACGACCATTTGCAAGGCCGGTAACACAACTGGCTGGACCTGCGGCCGGATCACGCAGTACAACCTGACCGTCAACTACGGCAGCCCGAGCGGCGCCATCACCCGCACCAGCGGTCTGGCCCGCTCGACCGTCTGCACAGAGGGCGGCGACTCGGGTGGTGCGTACATCTCCGGCACCACCGCGCAGGGCATGACCTCCGGCGGTCCGAACGACGGCCACGACTGCGGCTTCAACCAGGGCCACAACGCGACCGGGTCGTACTCGTTCTACCAGCCGGTCGTCGACGCGGCGAACTACTACGGCGTCAGCCTCACCCTTGGCTGA
- a CDS encoding aminopeptidase P family protein: MSEIKAKRTVAQRDANRPINAAGFRSSISQGWGAVDRSVSLPKGLAESAAAHRAQLRAALPNRRIAVAAGRAPVRSNDTDYLFRPDSDFVWLTGCQAEGAVLVLGANGEETLYLRETAGPDEVDFFANARDGELWIGPVPGLKDWSDALGLPCRPVEELPAGVRGTAPAFMSTYGVEPLLDAIVSTGPAELYELRRVLSELRRIKDDWELEQIRDAVNASVQAFADVASELPEAIRGGGERWLEGTFDRRARTLGNGPGYSSIVAAGNHAPVLHWVRNDGAVREGDVLLLDAGVEVRTLYTADVTRTFPVTGEFTAAQRQVHDLVHKAQLAALDAVRPGAPYQAFHNAGMEVLAEGLKDWGLLDVSVEEALGPDGQQHRRFIVCGTGHFIGLDVHDCASSSAEAYNAGTIEPRMTLAVEPGLYFHPNDETVPPELRGIGVRIEDNVAVTETGIDILTEALPITTDGLEAWVRSHLPS; this comes from the coding sequence ATGAGCGAGATCAAGGCTAAGCGGACGGTTGCGCAGCGGGATGCGAATCGGCCCATCAACGCGGCCGGTTTCCGGTCCTCGATCAGCCAAGGGTGGGGAGCGGTCGATCGGTCCGTCAGCCTCCCAAAGGGCCTCGCCGAATCCGCGGCCGCGCACCGCGCCCAGCTGCGAGCAGCCCTGCCCAACCGCCGTATCGCGGTCGCCGCCGGCCGTGCACCTGTCAGGTCGAACGACACCGACTACCTGTTCCGCCCCGACAGCGACTTCGTCTGGCTTACCGGTTGCCAGGCCGAAGGCGCCGTCCTCGTCCTCGGCGCGAACGGTGAAGAGACGCTTTACCTGCGCGAGACCGCCGGCCCGGACGAGGTCGACTTCTTCGCGAACGCCCGTGACGGCGAGCTCTGGATCGGCCCGGTCCCAGGCCTGAAGGACTGGTCCGACGCTCTCGGTCTGCCCTGCCGCCCAGTGGAGGAATTGCCCGCCGGCGTCCGCGGCACGGCACCCGCCTTCATGTCGACGTACGGCGTGGAGCCGCTGCTCGACGCGATCGTCTCCACCGGGCCGGCGGAGTTGTACGAGCTGCGCCGGGTCCTCTCGGAGCTGCGCCGGATCAAGGACGACTGGGAGCTCGAGCAGATCCGCGACGCGGTGAACGCCAGCGTCCAGGCTTTCGCGGATGTCGCGTCCGAACTGCCCGAGGCGATCCGCGGTGGTGGTGAGCGTTGGCTGGAGGGCACCTTCGATCGGCGTGCGCGGACGCTCGGCAACGGGCCGGGCTACTCGTCAATCGTTGCCGCGGGCAACCACGCGCCGGTGCTGCACTGGGTCCGGAATGACGGGGCCGTGCGCGAGGGTGACGTACTGCTGCTCGACGCGGGTGTCGAGGTGCGCACGCTTTATACGGCGGACGTCACCCGTACCTTCCCGGTCACCGGCGAGTTCACCGCGGCCCAGCGCCAGGTCCACGACCTCGTACACAAGGCACAGCTCGCCGCCCTCGACGCGGTCCGCCCGGGAGCGCCGTACCAGGCCTTCCACAACGCGGGTATGGAGGTGCTGGCCGAAGGTCTGAAGGACTGGGGTCTGCTCGACGTATCGGTCGAGGAGGCGCTCGGTCCGGACGGCCAGCAGCACCGCCGGTTCATCGTCTGCGGTACCGGTCACTTCATCGGGCTCGACGTGCACGACTGTGCGTCGTCCAGCGCCGAGGCGTACAACGCCGGCACCATCGAGCCGCGGATGACGCTCGCGGTCGAGCCGGGGCTGTACTTCCACCCGAACGACGAGACCGTACCGCCCGAGCTGCGCGGCATCGGCGTACGGATCGAGGACAACGTCGCCGTCACCGAAACCGGCATCGACATCCTCACCGAGGCCCTCCCCATCACCACCGACGGCCTCGAAGCCTGGGTCCGCTCCCACCTCCCCTCCTAA
- a CDS encoding VOC family protein, translated as MTPGVVGLSHISLSVRDREAAKRFWVEVLGFEVFNEEPTYCFLFDRAAGLAVIMSNHDQTVSGTFDEHNVGLDHLAFAVSSVETLLSWQQRLAALDVPHSPIVETDAGHHLNLRAPDNVAIELYVMKPEFAALLGLTDDAIPVAATHS; from the coding sequence ATGACACCGGGCGTTGTCGGCCTGTCACACATCTCCTTGAGCGTCCGGGATCGCGAGGCGGCCAAACGCTTCTGGGTTGAGGTGCTGGGCTTCGAGGTTTTCAACGAGGAGCCGACGTACTGCTTCCTCTTCGACCGGGCCGCCGGGCTGGCGGTGATCATGAGCAACCACGATCAGACGGTGTCCGGAACTTTCGACGAGCACAACGTCGGTCTGGACCATCTGGCGTTCGCGGTATCGAGCGTCGAGACGCTGCTCAGCTGGCAGCAACGGCTGGCTGCTCTCGACGTACCGCACTCACCGATCGTCGAGACGGACGCGGGTCATCACCTCAACCTGCGCGCACCGGACAATGTGGCGATCGAGCTGTACGTGATGAAGCCGGAGTTCGCCGCCCTACTCGGTCTGACGGACGACGCGATCCCGGTCGCGGCCACCCACAGCTGA
- a CDS encoding ATP-binding protein has product MPTGMGGAAGAGLFGRDAELARLADLLSQAGSGGVAAAVIRGEVGSGKTALLRVVADRARADGWTCLAVSGIESEAVLSGAGLLAALTPLRRDLDSVPAFQADVLAAALGWGPAPGSGDRFLVGASTLSLLAAAAARAPLLLAVDDVQWVDAQSMEALAFAARRLGHDRFVLLVTHRDGTPLPVPLAGFDVVAVAGLTREAARDLLGSGFSASVVERLVSETPGRRRSWSSKAASAPSGTRSCGRPRGPGRPWPSGSPRTTHSRPSRSTRRPGHGIAPRRLLATTTPWPRNSHASPTWTGRGAGSRPRPAPSNGRPGSPRTQADGPTGWQWRPRTRTSPAMPIGYGAWRLR; this is encoded by the coding sequence ATGCCCACGGGGATGGGGGGAGCGGCCGGTGCGGGTCTCTTCGGCCGTGACGCCGAGCTGGCCCGGCTGGCGGACCTACTGTCTCAGGCAGGCTCCGGCGGCGTAGCGGCTGCGGTCATTCGGGGCGAGGTCGGTAGCGGGAAGACAGCCCTACTTCGGGTAGTGGCGGACCGTGCGCGGGCGGATGGCTGGACCTGCCTGGCCGTGTCGGGCATCGAGTCCGAAGCCGTGTTATCCGGCGCCGGCTTGCTCGCAGCCTTGACGCCGTTGCGGCGGGACCTGGACTCGGTGCCCGCCTTCCAGGCCGACGTACTCGCCGCGGCGCTCGGGTGGGGTCCGGCGCCCGGCAGCGGGGACAGGTTCCTGGTCGGCGCGTCGACACTGAGCCTGCTGGCGGCGGCCGCGGCGCGTGCCCCGCTTCTTCTCGCCGTCGACGACGTGCAGTGGGTGGACGCGCAGTCGATGGAGGCACTCGCCTTCGCCGCTCGTCGGCTCGGGCACGACAGATTCGTGCTGCTGGTGACCCATCGAGACGGGACGCCGCTTCCGGTGCCGCTGGCCGGCTTCGACGTGGTTGCCGTCGCTGGGTTGACGCGAGAAGCCGCACGCGACCTGCTCGGCTCAGGCTTCTCAGCCAGCGTTGTGGAGCGGCTGGTGTCCGAGACCCCGGGACGGCGCAGATCCTGGTCGTCCAAGGCGGCCAGTGCACCTTCCGGCACCCGCTCCTGCGGTCGGCCGCGTGGTCCCGGGCGACCATGGCCGAGCGGCAGTCCGCGCACAACTCACTCGCGGCCGTCACGATCGACCAGGCGGCCCGGGCATGGCATCGCGCCGAGGCGACTCCTGGCCACGACAACGCCCTGGCCGAGGAACTCGCACGCGTCGCCGACGTGGACCGGTCGCGGCGCGGGTTCGCGGCCGCGTCCGGCGCCATCGAACGGGCGGCCCGGCTCACCACGGACCCAGGCAGACGGGCCGACTGGTTGGCAGTGGCGGCCGAGGACGCGCACCTCGCCGGCGATGCCGATCGGGTACGGCGCCTGGCGGCTGAGGTGA
- a CDS encoding DUF3817 domain-containing protein produces the protein MTETVQAPQTTGTSRHATWFRAIAIAEAISWTGLLIGMLFKYVLSDNEIGVKIFGPIHGGIFIAYVITVMVVRGPLRWSWPITLAALAASIPPLFTWFFELWARRTHRL, from the coding sequence ATGACCGAGACCGTGCAAGCCCCGCAAACGACCGGCACGTCCCGGCATGCCACCTGGTTCCGTGCGATCGCGATCGCCGAGGCGATCTCGTGGACCGGCCTGCTGATCGGCATGCTCTTCAAGTACGTGCTGTCCGACAACGAGATCGGCGTGAAGATCTTCGGCCCGATCCACGGTGGCATCTTCATCGCCTACGTGATCACGGTGATGGTCGTCCGCGGCCCGCTGCGCTGGAGCTGGCCGATCACCCTGGCCGCGCTCGCCGCCAGCATCCCGCCGCTCTTCACCTGGTTCTTCGAGCTCTGGGCCCGCCGCACCCATCGCCTCTGA
- a CDS encoding GntR family transcriptional regulator: MTTINEATPSSTGGAAGREADWLGAVAAEAALFGPSSSAERAADILRKQITEGRLRPGSRVPEKELAAAAKVSRNTLREAFRLLSHEGLLVYEMHRGVFVPQPTEADVVDLYRLRRVLECDVLRGLEGLDSDRLVPLRAALEHSEAAAVAGDWAEVGTGNMRFHEHLVGLADSPRINAVTARLVAELRLIFHIIAQPQELHEPYIARNRAILELLENGRYGDAADELHQYLLDSEERILAAFRSVS, translated from the coding sequence GTGACGACGATCAACGAGGCGACCCCGTCATCGACTGGTGGGGCAGCTGGCCGTGAGGCCGATTGGCTTGGCGCGGTCGCGGCTGAGGCTGCGCTGTTCGGCCCGAGCAGTTCCGCCGAGCGGGCGGCCGACATCCTGCGCAAGCAGATCACCGAGGGCCGGCTCCGGCCCGGTTCGCGCGTGCCGGAGAAGGAACTCGCCGCCGCCGCGAAGGTCAGCCGCAACACCCTGCGCGAGGCTTTCCGGCTGCTCAGTCACGAGGGTCTGCTGGTTTACGAGATGCACCGCGGGGTCTTCGTGCCGCAGCCGACCGAGGCGGACGTGGTCGACCTCTACCGCCTTCGCCGGGTGCTCGAATGCGACGTGTTACGGGGTCTCGAAGGGCTCGATTCGGACCGGCTGGTGCCGCTCCGGGCCGCGCTCGAGCACAGCGAGGCGGCCGCGGTGGCAGGGGATTGGGCCGAGGTCGGTACCGGCAACATGCGCTTCCACGAGCACCTGGTCGGGCTTGCGGACAGTCCGCGCATCAACGCGGTCACCGCGCGCCTCGTCGCCGAACTGCGGCTGATCTTCCACATCATCGCCCAGCCGCAAGAGCTCCACGAGCCGTACATCGCCCGTAATCGGGCAATCCTCGAACTGCTCGAAAACGGCCGGTACGGGGACGCGGCCGACGAACTCCACCAGTACTTGCTCGACTCAGAAGAACGCATCCTCGCGGCTTTCCGATCCGTCAGTTAG
- a CDS encoding alpha/beta hydrolase, with amino-acid sequence MKALLLATTAGLIAAGTLAPTAHATTGTATDPPALVWQDCPVDANDIPAPQCAMLQLPVDWNNPSGPTYGLKLARRTATNQSARVGAMVFGAGGPGDSGVYRIREGIDRFSDELRSRFDIVSFDPRGVAGSNPVVCSAALLAKAPSPIITSQAQYDATIKYNRELAADCRKNTGPLFEHLDSLQSVKDLEAIREALGEEKLTFHGSSYGTMLGAQYAEQYPQKVRAVVLESTVDHSLSTRKFLDTQAESAQDSFDEFVKWCDRTTTCALHERDVRELWADLLVRAGRGELAQPRDPKQALTPFTLSFLATKFFKEPEWSQLALTLKALEVSKPPVGQPGVPTGLGQNPMLVFCQDWDLPVRSYSEYAAHLRRLARIAPEMKYPGALIATSTCLGRPAQVDNPQHRLDVHTNIPLLVTTAVHDPVSGYNWATSVTRQLGRHGVLLTYDGWGHGTYSSSPCSKALIDSYLISQAVPARGTHCPALNRFSEGSPSVHVLYAQGDPHAWVGSARDRRRLSLDRVDRGNHYVLSACGDRP; translated from the coding sequence GTGAAAGCATTGCTGCTCGCCACGACCGCCGGCCTCATCGCCGCGGGCACGCTAGCGCCAACGGCCCATGCCACGACCGGTACGGCGACCGATCCGCCCGCATTGGTCTGGCAAGACTGTCCGGTCGACGCCAACGACATCCCCGCACCGCAATGCGCGATGCTCCAGCTCCCCGTGGACTGGAACAACCCGAGCGGACCGACGTACGGCCTGAAGCTGGCCCGTCGTACGGCGACCAACCAGTCGGCGCGAGTCGGCGCGATGGTGTTCGGCGCGGGTGGACCCGGCGACTCCGGCGTCTACCGAATTCGCGAGGGCATCGACCGCTTTAGCGACGAGCTGCGCAGCCGGTTCGACATCGTGAGCTTCGATCCGCGCGGAGTCGCCGGCAGCAATCCGGTGGTCTGCTCGGCCGCACTACTGGCAAAGGCGCCGTCGCCGATCATCACCAGTCAGGCCCAGTACGACGCCACTATCAAGTACAACCGGGAGCTGGCGGCAGACTGTCGCAAGAACACCGGCCCGCTCTTCGAACACCTGGACTCGCTGCAGTCCGTCAAAGACCTCGAGGCCATCCGTGAGGCCTTGGGCGAGGAGAAGCTGACCTTCCATGGCAGTTCCTACGGGACGATGCTTGGCGCGCAGTACGCCGAGCAGTACCCGCAGAAGGTCCGGGCAGTCGTACTGGAATCTACGGTCGACCACAGCCTCAGTACCCGGAAATTCCTTGATACACAGGCAGAAAGCGCACAGGACTCGTTCGACGAGTTCGTGAAGTGGTGCGACCGTACGACGACCTGTGCCCTGCACGAGCGCGACGTACGCGAGCTCTGGGCCGACCTACTCGTCCGTGCGGGTCGTGGCGAGCTAGCGCAGCCGCGAGACCCGAAGCAGGCGCTGACGCCGTTCACGCTGAGCTTCCTTGCCACCAAGTTCTTCAAGGAGCCTGAGTGGTCGCAACTCGCGCTGACCCTGAAGGCACTTGAGGTGAGCAAGCCGCCCGTTGGTCAGCCCGGCGTCCCCACCGGCTTAGGGCAGAACCCGATGCTCGTGTTCTGCCAGGACTGGGATCTGCCGGTGCGCAGTTACTCCGAGTACGCCGCACACCTTCGCCGGTTGGCCCGTATCGCGCCTGAGATGAAGTACCCGGGTGCACTGATCGCGACGTCCACCTGTCTCGGTAGGCCGGCACAGGTCGACAACCCGCAGCACCGTCTCGACGTACACACGAACATCCCGTTGCTGGTGACAACCGCCGTGCACGATCCCGTCTCCGGCTACAACTGGGCGACGAGTGTGACGCGGCAGCTCGGGCGTCACGGCGTACTGCTCACGTACGACGGTTGGGGGCACGGGACGTACAGCAGTTCGCCTTGTTCGAAAGCGTTGATCGACAGCTATTTGATCAGCCAGGCCGTGCCCGCTCGCGGCACTCACTGCCCGGCGTTGAACCGGTTTAGCGAAGGGTCGCCCTCGGTTCATGTTCTGTATGCACAGGGTGACCCTCACGCTTGGGTCGGCTCGGCAAGGGATCGGCGAAGGCTTTCCCTTGACCGGGTCGACCGAGGCAACCATTACGTTCTGTCCGCTTGTGGTGATCGTCCGTAG
- a CDS encoding helix-turn-helix transcriptional regulator — translation MAAEDAHLAGDADRVRRLAAEVMRSDAAAEPRARVLLTLGMLEQWYGTFARARDLLEQAAELATGRHLVRTLAEVVHICYLLDDVPGMVAAADRAAVAADGDEPEQAMLAAYLAGAARVVEGRSDLGGPLLGRALELLESDPVLRDDPRHLTVLLLCARWLMDPQAVAVFAERRIARAREAGALGVLAMGLSLYSGGLAWLGDHVRAHAFAGEAVELLEILGYATDPGVAYEIAAIESAARGMHDEAQRLLDEARRMVAINAFDSMPPHLARTVAFCATCRGDLVEVVDVLEDQVVRFDGVGLYLEPLGVAPLLVEAYLGLGRDSDARALAARFAAAQAAEPIPAVAAMVARCEALVADDAAPAFERALALLDGQPDQFELARTRLLYGMRLRRDGRRVDARVQLEAARRAFVEMELTLWAERAAHEIAGTGERVHSRDATSEPLTSQETRVALLVAQGLKNREVAAALFLSPKTVEHHVGAVLRKRGLRSRTELARALAVESPDSAVGGRDRDRVVRQTE, via the coding sequence GTGGCGGCCGAGGACGCGCACCTCGCCGGCGATGCCGATCGGGTACGGCGCCTGGCGGCTGAGGTGATGCGTTCCGATGCCGCTGCCGAGCCGAGGGCGCGGGTTCTGCTCACCCTGGGAATGCTCGAGCAGTGGTACGGCACCTTCGCCCGCGCCCGGGATCTGCTCGAGCAGGCGGCCGAGCTCGCCACCGGTCGGCACCTGGTCCGGACGCTCGCGGAAGTCGTCCACATCTGCTATTTGCTCGACGACGTACCAGGCATGGTGGCGGCCGCCGACCGGGCCGCAGTTGCCGCCGACGGCGACGAACCCGAGCAGGCGATGCTCGCGGCGTACCTGGCAGGAGCCGCGCGGGTCGTCGAGGGCCGCTCGGATCTCGGAGGGCCGTTGCTCGGCAGGGCCCTTGAATTGCTGGAGTCCGACCCGGTTCTGCGCGATGACCCGCGCCACCTGACCGTCTTGCTTCTGTGCGCTCGATGGCTGATGGACCCGCAGGCTGTCGCCGTCTTCGCCGAGCGGCGGATTGCTCGTGCTCGTGAGGCCGGCGCGCTGGGGGTGCTGGCGATGGGGCTGTCCTTGTACTCCGGCGGGCTGGCCTGGCTGGGCGATCACGTCAGGGCCCACGCGTTCGCCGGTGAAGCCGTCGAGCTCCTGGAGATCCTGGGCTACGCGACGGACCCAGGGGTTGCGTACGAGATCGCCGCCATCGAGAGCGCCGCCCGCGGTATGCACGACGAGGCACAGCGGCTGCTCGACGAGGCCCGGCGGATGGTCGCGATCAACGCCTTCGATTCGATGCCGCCGCACCTGGCCCGGACCGTCGCGTTCTGCGCGACCTGCCGTGGCGACCTGGTCGAGGTGGTCGACGTACTGGAAGACCAAGTCGTCCGGTTCGACGGTGTCGGCCTGTACCTCGAACCGCTGGGCGTGGCACCGCTCCTGGTCGAGGCCTACCTGGGTCTCGGACGCGACTCGGACGCCCGGGCGCTCGCAGCCCGCTTCGCAGCCGCCCAGGCCGCGGAGCCGATACCGGCCGTGGCCGCGATGGTTGCCCGCTGCGAGGCCCTGGTGGCGGACGACGCCGCGCCGGCCTTTGAACGAGCCCTCGCGCTACTGGACGGCCAGCCCGACCAGTTCGAGCTGGCACGGACCCGGCTGCTATACGGCATGCGGTTGCGCCGCGACGGGCGTCGAGTCGACGCGCGCGTCCAGCTGGAGGCCGCGCGGCGAGCGTTCGTCGAGATGGAGCTGACGCTGTGGGCGGAGCGAGCCGCGCACGAGATCGCCGGCACTGGCGAGCGCGTGCACTCTCGGGACGCGACGAGCGAGCCGCTGACGTCCCAGGAGACTCGGGTCGCACTGCTGGTGGCGCAAGGCCTGAAGAACCGTGAGGTGGCGGCGGCGCTCTTCCTCAGTCCCAAGACCGTCGAGCACCATGTGGGCGCCGTACTCCGAAAGCGCGGGCTGCGGTCGCGCACCGAGCTGGCGCGGGCCCTAGCGGTCGAGTCGCCTGACTCAGCTGTGGGTGGCCGCGACCGGGATCGCGTCGTCCGTCAGACCGAGTAG
- a CDS encoding NRAMP family divalent metal transporter, protein MNKPGSKPPARSTARPVRRTGKTPHETAAGKKTPDGAMKTSTRSTLIGAMFLMATSAIGPGFITQTTTFTVQLGAAFAFAIAVSILVDIALQLNVWRVIGVSGRRAQELGNLVQPGLGWVMAGLLFAGGLVFNIGNVSGAGLGTDAMLGLDPKIGGALSALIAIGIFLSKRAGLAVDRIVFGLGTLMILLTAYIAITSGPPVGTALKNVVLPEQVDFLAITTLIGGTIGGYIVYAGAHRLLDSGVSGPQHVRDITRGSVTGILITGVMRIVLFLAILGVVAGGATLDKASPAASAFQIAAGEVGLRVFGIVLWAAAITSVIGASYTTVSFITSRTKTSDRARTWTVVAFIAVTTIIYLSVGTAPTTLLVFAGAFNGLLLPVGIGVLLWVATRRKDLLRGYSYPRWLLGIGWLAWLLTIYLAVRSVRPVIELFG, encoded by the coding sequence ATGAACAAGCCCGGCTCGAAACCCCCAGCCCGATCCACCGCCCGCCCGGTGCGCCGTACCGGTAAGACGCCGCACGAGACCGCGGCGGGCAAGAAGACGCCCGATGGCGCGATGAAGACGAGCACCCGGTCGACCCTGATCGGCGCGATGTTCCTGATGGCCACGTCCGCGATCGGGCCCGGGTTCATCACCCAGACCACGACGTTCACGGTTCAGCTGGGAGCGGCCTTCGCGTTCGCGATCGCGGTCTCGATCCTGGTCGATATCGCCCTGCAGTTGAACGTCTGGCGCGTCATCGGCGTCTCCGGCCGGCGCGCGCAAGAGCTCGGCAACCTGGTCCAGCCCGGCCTCGGCTGGGTGATGGCGGGGCTGCTGTTCGCCGGCGGCCTGGTCTTCAACATCGGCAACGTCTCCGGCGCCGGGCTCGGCACGGACGCCATGCTCGGCCTCGATCCCAAGATCGGTGGCGCGCTCTCCGCACTGATCGCGATCGGCATCTTCTTGTCCAAGCGGGCGGGTCTCGCGGTGGACCGGATCGTCTTCGGCCTCGGCACGCTGATGATCCTGCTCACCGCCTACATCGCGATCACCTCGGGTCCGCCGGTCGGCACCGCACTGAAGAACGTCGTGCTGCCCGAGCAGGTCGACTTCCTCGCCATCACCACGCTGATCGGCGGCACGATCGGTGGCTACATCGTGTACGCCGGGGCGCACCGCCTGCTCGACTCGGGCGTTTCCGGGCCGCAGCACGTGCGGGACATCACCCGCGGTTCGGTGACCGGCATCCTGATCACCGGCGTGATGCGGATCGTCCTGTTCCTGGCCATCCTCGGTGTGGTCGCCGGCGGTGCCACCCTCGACAAGGCCAGCCCTGCCGCGTCGGCGTTTCAGATCGCGGCCGGCGAGGTCGGCCTGCGCGTTTTCGGCATCGTGCTCTGGGCCGCCGCGATCACGTCGGTCATCGGGGCGTCGTACACGACCGTCTCGTTCATCACCAGCCGGACGAAGACCAGCGATCGGGCCCGCACCTGGACCGTGGTGGCGTTCATCGCGGTCACGACGATCATCTATCTGTCCGTCGGCACGGCGCCGACCACGTTGCTCGTTTTCGCGGGAGCCTTCAACGGTCTGCTGCTGCCCGTCGGTATCGGCGTGCTGCTGTGGGTGGCGACGCGGCGCAAGGATCTGCTCCGTGGGTACTCGTACCCACGATGGTTGCTGGGGATCGGCTGGCTGGCCTGGCTGCTCACCATCTACCTGGCGGTGCGATCGGTGCGGCCGGTCATCGAGCTCTTCGGCTAA